From one Rhopalosiphum padi isolate XX-2018 chromosome 2, ASM2088224v1, whole genome shotgun sequence genomic stretch:
- the LOC132922644 gene encoding uncharacterized protein LOC132922644, giving the protein MRVLKKGLTDEELVELLDWNISDDDQDGSDIEDLDDLNDIVELFDNDEIPLIINNDNEVTNDLDILNLPVDFGETQLDFTERSESTYNLPTENQPNNVTIQSRSKDEQKLLKNKLSKLNWKEANFCPEPFNYVTYMISILFFLRMLFI; this is encoded by the exons atgagAGTATTAAAAAAAGGCTTAACTGATGAGGAATTAGTTGAACTGTTAGATTGGAATATTAGTGATGATGACCAAGATGGGTCTGATATAGAAGATTTAGATGACTTaa atgatATTGTTGAATTGTTTGATAATGATGAAattcctttaataataaataatgacaatgAAGTTACAAATGACTTAGATATTCTCAATTTACCAGTAGATTTTGGTGAAACCCAGCTAGATTTTACTGAAAGGTCAGAAAGTACTTATAACTTACCTACTGAAAATCAACCAAATAATGTAACCATACAAAGTAGATCTAAAGATGAAcagaaacttttaaaaaataaattatcaaaattaaattggaaAGAAGCAAATTTCTGTCCTGAACCATTTAATTATGTTACTTATATGataagtatattgttttttttaaggatgttatttatataa